A single region of the Bifidobacterium asteroides DSM 20089 genome encodes:
- the rpsM gene encoding 30S ribosomal protein S13, whose amino-acid sequence MARLAGVDIPNEKRIEIALTYIFGVGRTRAKETLAATGVNPDTRVKDLTDEQLITLRDYLEGNYKIEGDLRREIDADIRRKIQINCYQGQRHRRGLPVRGQRTKTNARTRKGPKRTVAGKKKATK is encoded by the coding sequence ATGGCACGTCTTGCCGGAGTCGACATCCCCAACGAGAAGCGCATAGAGATAGCCCTCACCTACATCTTCGGTGTGGGGCGTACTCGCGCCAAGGAAACACTTGCCGCGACCGGAGTGAATCCGGACACCCGCGTCAAGGATCTCACGGACGAGCAGCTCATTACGCTGCGTGATTACCTCGAGGGAAACTACAAGATCGAGGGTGATCTGCGTCGTGAGATCGACGCTGATATTCGCCGTAAGATCCAAATCAATTGCTATCAGGGCCAGCGCCACCGCCGGGGCCTGCCCGTGCGCGGCCAGCGGACCAAGACCAACGCCCGCACCCGCAAGGGACCCAAGCGCACCGTCGCCGGAAAGAAGAAGGCGACCAAGTAA
- the rpmJ gene encoding 50S ribosomal protein L36: MKVSPSVKRICENCRVIRRHGRVMVICKNPRHKQRQG; this comes from the coding sequence ATGAAGGTCAGCCCTAGTGTGAAGAGAATCTGCGAGAACTGCCGCGTGATTCGTCGTCACGGCCGCGTCATGGTGATCTGCAAAAACCCACGCCACAAGCAGCGCCAGGGCTGA
- the infA gene encoding translation initiation factor IF-1, translating to MAKDGVIEVEGRVVEALPNAMFRVELENKHLVLATISGKMRKNYIRILPQDRVVLEMSPYDLNRGRITYRYK from the coding sequence AAAGATGGTGTGATCGAGGTGGAAGGGCGTGTGGTCGAGGCCCTCCCGAATGCGATGTTCCGCGTCGAGCTCGAGAACAAGCACCTGGTGCTGGCCACCATTTCCGGCAAGATGCGCAAGAACTACATCCGCATTCTGCCCCAGGATCGGGTGGTGCTCGAAATGAGTCCCTATGATCTGAACCGCGGACGGATTACGTACCGGTACAAGTAA